A part of Streptomyces sp. NBC_00557 genomic DNA contains:
- a CDS encoding GlxA family transcriptional regulator, with translation MLQNVVAVLLDGVNPFEMAVVCEVFGIDRSDDGLPVYDFAVASAEGPVLRCNAGFSLTVGHGLERLESADLIAVPAGSRYDSREFPPELLDALRRGVDRGARVLSVCSGVFVLAAAGLLDGRRCAVHWHHAEELARQYPRLTVEPDVLYVDEDPVITSAGTAAGIDACLHLVRKEQGPEVANKIARRMVVPPHRDGGQAQYIERPLPKGPCDTVGEVLVWMEEHLDQEVTVEQLAARAHMAPRTFARRFQQETGTTPYRWILRQRVLRAQELLEATDETVDTIAWRTGFGTAAALRHQFVRALGTTPNAYRRAFRGPEAA, from the coding sequence ATGCTGCAGAACGTGGTGGCCGTGCTGCTGGACGGCGTGAACCCCTTCGAGATGGCCGTCGTCTGCGAGGTCTTCGGCATCGACCGCAGTGACGACGGCCTGCCGGTGTACGACTTCGCGGTCGCCTCGGCCGAGGGCCCGGTGCTGCGCTGCAACGCCGGTTTCTCCCTGACGGTCGGGCACGGCCTGGAGCGGCTGGAGTCGGCCGACCTGATCGCGGTGCCGGCCGGGTCCCGCTACGACTCCCGGGAGTTTCCGCCCGAGCTGCTCGACGCCCTGCGCCGCGGGGTGGACCGGGGCGCCCGGGTGCTCAGCGTCTGCTCGGGCGTCTTCGTGCTCGCCGCCGCCGGGCTGCTGGACGGCCGGCGCTGCGCGGTGCACTGGCACCACGCCGAGGAGCTGGCCCGCCAGTATCCGCGGCTGACCGTCGAGCCGGACGTGCTCTACGTCGACGAGGATCCCGTGATCACCTCGGCGGGCACCGCCGCCGGCATCGACGCCTGTCTGCATCTGGTGCGCAAGGAGCAGGGCCCCGAGGTCGCGAACAAGATCGCCCGCCGGATGGTCGTGCCGCCGCACCGGGACGGCGGGCAGGCGCAGTACATCGAGCGGCCGCTGCCGAAGGGGCCGTGCGACACCGTCGGCGAGGTGCTGGTGTGGATGGAGGAGCACCTCGACCAGGAGGTGACCGTGGAGCAGCTCGCCGCCCGCGCGCACATGGCGCCGCGCACCTTCGCCCGCCGCTTCCAGCAGGAGACGGGGACCACTCCCTACCGGTGGATCCTGCGCCAACGGGTGCTGCGGGCACAGGAGTTGCTGGAGGCGACCGACGAGACCGTCGACACGATCGCCTGGCGCACCGGGTTCGGTACGGCGGCGGCGCTGCGGCACCAGTTCGTCCGGGCGCTCGGCACCACCCCGAACGCCTACCGGCGCGCGTTCCGGGGCCCCGAGGCCGCCTGA
- a CDS encoding bifunctional albaflavenone monooxygenase/terpene synthase — MTVESVQPQPPETSRTPDASGTTALREPPLAPGAVPGLGHGLKLVRDPLAFMARLRDHGDVVRLRLGPKTVYAVTTPALTGALALNPDFKIDGPLWESLEGLLGKEGVATANGPRHRRQRRTIQPAFRLDAIPDHGPVMEEEAHALTERWRPGETVDCTSESFRVAVRIAARCLLRGEYMDERAERLSTDLATVFRGMYRRMVVPLGPLYRLPLPANRKFNRALADLHLLVDEIVAERRASGQKPDDLLTALLEAKDDNGDPIGEQEIHDQVVAILTPGSETVASTIMWLLQVLAEHPEHARKVRDEVESVTGGRPVGFEYVRSLTHTNNVVTEAMRLRPAVWILTRRAVTDTVLGDYRIPAGADIVYSPYAIQRDPRSYDRHLDFDPDRWLPERARQVPKYAMSPFSVGNRKCPSDHFSMTQLSLITAAVSAKYRFEQVAGSDDSTRVGITLRPHNLLLRPVEW; from the coding sequence ATGACCGTCGAGTCTGTGCAGCCCCAGCCCCCCGAGACCTCCCGGACCCCCGACGCCTCCGGGACCACCGCACTGCGCGAACCGCCGCTCGCCCCAGGCGCCGTCCCCGGCCTCGGACACGGCCTGAAGCTGGTCCGCGACCCGCTCGCGTTCATGGCCCGGCTCCGCGACCACGGCGACGTCGTACGCCTCAGGCTCGGCCCCAAGACGGTGTACGCCGTCACCACCCCGGCGCTCACCGGCGCGCTCGCCCTCAACCCCGACTTCAAGATCGACGGACCGCTGTGGGAGTCCCTCGAAGGGCTGCTCGGCAAGGAGGGAGTGGCCACCGCCAACGGCCCCCGGCACCGGCGCCAGCGGCGCACCATCCAGCCCGCGTTCCGGCTGGACGCCATCCCGGACCACGGTCCGGTCATGGAGGAGGAGGCGCACGCGCTGACCGAGCGCTGGCGGCCCGGCGAGACCGTCGACTGCACCTCCGAGTCCTTCCGGGTGGCCGTCCGCATCGCCGCCCGCTGCCTGCTGCGCGGCGAGTACATGGACGAGCGCGCCGAGCGGCTCAGCACCGACCTCGCCACGGTCTTCCGCGGGATGTACCGGCGCATGGTCGTTCCGCTCGGACCGCTGTACCGGCTGCCGCTTCCGGCCAACCGCAAATTCAATCGCGCGCTGGCCGATCTGCATCTCCTGGTCGACGAGATCGTCGCCGAGCGAAGGGCATCTGGTCAAAAGCCGGACGATTTGCTGACGGCATTGCTGGAGGCGAAGGACGACAATGGCGACCCCATCGGGGAACAGGAGATCCACGACCAGGTCGTCGCGATACTCACCCCCGGCAGCGAAACAGTGGCGTCCACGATCATGTGGCTGCTCCAGGTCCTCGCGGAACACCCGGAACACGCGCGGAAGGTACGGGACGAGGTCGAATCCGTGACCGGCGGCCGACCGGTCGGATTCGAGTACGTCCGCTCCCTCACGCACACCAACAATGTCGTCACCGAAGCCATGCGGCTCAGGCCGGCCGTATGGATTCTGACGCGGCGCGCGGTGACCGACACGGTACTCGGCGACTATCGCATTCCGGCCGGGGCGGACATCGTCTACAGCCCCTACGCCATCCAGCGCGACCCCCGCTCGTACGACCGCCACCTCGACTTCGACCCCGACCGGTGGCTGCCGGAGCGGGCCAGGCAGGTGCCGAAGTACGCCATGAGCCCGTTCAGCGTGGGCAACCGCAAGTGCCCCAGCGACCACTTCTCCATGACCCAGCTGAGCCTGATCACGGCGGCGGTCTCGGCGAAGTACCGCTTCGAGCAGGTGGCCGGGTCGGACGACAGCACCCGCGTGGGCATCACGCTCCGGCCGCACAACCTGCTGCTGAGGCCCGTGGAGTGGTGA
- the cyc1 gene encoding epi-isozizaene synthase yields the protein MHAFRHGTTTTPTAVVVPPSLALPVIESAFPRQLHPYWPRLQEKTRLWLLEKRLMPADKVEEHADSLCYTDLMAGYYLGAPDEVLQAIADYSAWFFVWDDRHDRYVVHGRPDDWRRLRHRLHTALDAPRHHLHHPDPLVAGFADSVLRLYGFLPRTWNQRFARHFHAVIEAYDREFRNRTEGRIPGVEEYLALRRHTFAHWIWTDLLEPSAGCELPDWVRKNAAYRRAALLSQEFAAWYNDLCSLPKEIAGDEVHNLGISLIAHENLTLEDAVDDVRRRVEECVSEFLRAEQEALRFADGLDDGTVRGKELSAAVRACVGNMRNWFSSVYWFHHESGRYRVDTWDDRSTPPYVTNETAGEE from the coding sequence GTGCATGCTTTCCGACACGGCACCACAACGACGCCCACGGCGGTCGTAGTACCACCCTCACTGGCACTCCCGGTGATCGAGTCCGCCTTTCCTCGGCAACTGCATCCGTATTGGCCGCGACTGCAGGAGAAGACGCGGCTGTGGCTGCTGGAAAAGCGGCTCATGCCCGCGGACAAGGTGGAGGAACATGCCGACAGCCTGTGCTACACGGACCTCATGGCGGGCTACTACCTGGGCGCCCCCGACGAGGTCCTGCAGGCCATCGCCGACTACAGCGCATGGTTCTTCGTCTGGGACGACCGGCACGACCGGTACGTCGTGCACGGCCGGCCCGACGACTGGCGGCGCCTCAGGCACCGCCTGCACACGGCTCTCGACGCACCCCGGCACCATCTGCACCACCCGGACCCGCTGGTGGCGGGGTTCGCCGACAGCGTGCTGCGGCTGTACGGCTTCCTGCCGCGCACCTGGAACCAGCGGTTCGCCCGGCACTTCCACGCGGTGATCGAGGCCTACGACCGCGAGTTCCGCAACCGCACCGAGGGACGCATACCCGGCGTCGAGGAATACCTCGCCCTGCGCCGGCACACCTTCGCCCACTGGATATGGACGGACCTGCTGGAGCCGAGCGCCGGATGCGAACTCCCGGATTGGGTGCGGAAAAACGCGGCCTATCGCCGGGCCGCACTGCTCAGCCAGGAATTCGCCGCCTGGTACAACGATCTGTGCTCGCTGCCGAAGGAAATAGCGGGCGACGAGGTCCACAATCTCGGCATCAGTCTCATCGCGCACGAGAATCTGACGCTCGAGGACGCGGTGGACGATGTCAGACGGCGCGTCGAGGAATGCGTCAGTGAATTCCTCCGGGCCGAGCAGGAAGCGCTGCGATTCGCCGACGGTCTCGATGACGGCACCGTCCGGGGAAAGGAACTGAGCGCCGCCGTGCGCGCGTGCGTCGGCAATATGCGGAACTGGTTCAGCTCCGTCTACTGGTTCCACCACGAGTCCGGCCGGTACAGGGTGGACACCTGGGACGACCGGTCCACGCCCCCGTACGTCACGAACGAAACGGCAGGTGAGGAATGA
- the def gene encoding peptide deformylase has translation MAQQDTDQQHAGVLPVDDEGYVVDTEDCEGREKAWRERGTSRPITVVGNPVLHTECKDVTEFGEELQQLVADMFASQRTAEGVGLAANQIGVDRKVFVYDCQDDEGVRHVGVVCNPKLVELPAERRRLDDSNEGCLSVPGAYAPLARPDYAEVTGQDEQGNPIKVRGTGYFARCLQHETDHLYGYLYIDRLSKRDRKDALRQMAENEPRYPVVAND, from the coding sequence CGTCGTCGACACGGAGGACTGCGAGGGGCGCGAGAAGGCCTGGCGGGAGCGCGGGACCTCGCGGCCGATCACGGTCGTCGGCAATCCGGTGCTGCACACGGAGTGCAAGGACGTCACCGAGTTCGGCGAGGAGCTTCAGCAGCTGGTCGCGGACATGTTCGCCAGCCAGCGGACCGCCGAGGGCGTGGGCCTGGCCGCCAACCAGATCGGCGTCGACCGCAAGGTCTTCGTCTACGACTGCCAGGACGACGAGGGCGTCCGGCACGTCGGCGTGGTCTGCAACCCGAAGCTGGTCGAGCTGCCCGCCGAGCGGCGCCGGCTGGACGACAGCAACGAGGGCTGCCTGTCCGTACCGGGGGCGTACGCGCCGCTCGCCCGCCCCGACTACGCCGAGGTGACCGGCCAGGACGAGCAGGGCAACCCGATCAAGGTCCGCGGCACCGGCTACTTCGCACGGTGTTTGCAGCACGAGACCGACCACCTCTACGGCTACCTCTACATCGACCGGCTGTCCAAGCGGGACCGCAAGGACGCGCTGCGGCAGATGGCCGAGAACGAGCCACGTTATCCGGTGGTCGCCAACGACTAG